The following proteins are co-located in the Nocardioides piscis genome:
- a CDS encoding ABC transporter permease, which produces MMHRLASAVLAPVLALVAAMLITSGVVVFVGASPVEFWQVILTWPDNRNLLNVVNQASMIFLSATAAAIGFRMNLFNIGVEGQYRVASYVAAVFAGGAFLPGALNIVVSILLAMAAGAAWAAIPAILKVTRGVSEVISTIMLNAIAVFLVGYLLSNYGEKAGDGRRTTPLAEDSMLAGFAPFEERDGAIWTLALLAIVVGLAFWFVINRTRFGFDLRATGMNESAAVASGVSVKRMVVISMMLSGAVAGLIWLPTLFAETSSGNYFSSSVFQANLGFTGIAVALLGRNNPVGIGLGSLLFAFLSVQSNRLEFAGVDVSNDVVLVTQGVIVLTIVIAYEVVGRWRAAAEQRAVRAALDDTADKKEVGV; this is translated from the coding sequence ATGATGCATCGGCTCGCGTCCGCCGTGCTGGCGCCCGTGCTCGCCCTGGTGGCAGCGATGCTCATCACCAGCGGCGTCGTGGTGTTCGTCGGCGCCTCGCCCGTCGAGTTCTGGCAGGTCATCTTGACCTGGCCGGACAACCGCAACCTGCTCAACGTGGTCAACCAGGCCTCGATGATCTTCCTCTCCGCCACGGCGGCGGCCATCGGCTTCCGGATGAACCTGTTCAACATCGGCGTCGAGGGGCAATATCGCGTCGCGTCCTACGTCGCCGCTGTCTTCGCCGGCGGAGCGTTCCTGCCGGGCGCGCTCAACATCGTCGTCAGCATCCTGCTGGCCATGGCCGCGGGCGCGGCCTGGGCCGCCATCCCGGCCATCCTCAAGGTCACCCGCGGGGTCTCCGAGGTCATCTCCACGATCATGCTCAACGCGATCGCGGTCTTCCTCGTCGGCTACCTCCTGAGCAACTACGGCGAGAAGGCGGGTGACGGGCGACGTACGACGCCGCTCGCCGAGGACAGCATGCTCGCAGGCTTCGCGCCGTTCGAGGAGAGGGACGGCGCCATCTGGACGCTGGCCCTGCTCGCGATCGTGGTCGGCCTCGCGTTCTGGTTCGTGATCAACCGCACGCGCTTCGGCTTCGACCTGCGGGCCACCGGGATGAACGAGTCGGCCGCGGTCGCCTCCGGTGTCTCGGTCAAGCGCATGGTCGTGATCTCGATGATGCTCTCGGGAGCCGTGGCCGGCCTCATCTGGCTGCCCACCCTGTTCGCCGAGACGTCATCGGGCAACTACTTCTCCAGCTCGGTCTTCCAGGCCAACCTCGGTTTCACCGGGATCGCCGTGGCCCTGCTGGGACGCAACAACCCGGTCGGGATCGGCCTGGGCTCACTGCTCTTCGCCTTCCTCAGCGTCCAGTCCAACCGGCTGGAGTTCGCGGGCGTCGACGTGTCCAACGACGTCGTGCTGGTCACGCAGGGCGTGATCGTCCTGACGATCGTGATCGCCTACGAGGTCGTGGGGCGCTGGCGCGCAGCGGCCGAGCAACGGGCGGTGCGTGCCGCCCTCGATGACACTGCGGACAAGAAGGAGGTGGGCGTGTGA
- a CDS encoding ABC transporter permease, with product MSTLVTDPTPAGANSQQRGRRFASVWLIVTVGALAAVSLVRVLTGANEIDSRGSIAAAITATCPILLAALGGLWSERAGVVNIGLEGQMILGTWGAAYFTYWYGPWTGIMGAIALGALGGLIHAIATVTFGVDHIVSGVAINLIGLGLAAFLAEAFFADLNSARGTGGQNKLTGLDGPGSLTVPGVSDALTSLGEKHWFLVSDVASILAAFTTRISLVTLLVLVLVAVTAFVLWRTTFGLRLRSCGENPQAAESLGINVMFHKYAAVIISGGFAGLGGGYLALVSASGFSTGQTNGRGYIGLAAMIFGNWRPGGILLGSGMFGYTDSLRLRDSSTIHALLLLVAIGLAVFAVVTLRKGNKRRALVLGVGGLLFALWFLLTDEVPREFTSMTPYVATLLVLAFAAQRLRMPKADGQVYRKGSAG from the coding sequence GTGAGCACCCTCGTCACGGACCCGACTCCCGCGGGGGCCAACAGCCAGCAGCGCGGACGTCGCTTCGCCTCGGTGTGGCTGATCGTCACCGTCGGCGCCCTGGCTGCCGTCTCCCTCGTCCGGGTCCTCACCGGGGCCAACGAGATCGACTCGCGGGGCTCCATCGCCGCAGCGATCACCGCGACCTGTCCCATCCTGCTGGCGGCCCTCGGCGGTCTGTGGAGCGAGCGCGCCGGGGTGGTCAACATCGGCCTCGAGGGACAGATGATCCTCGGCACCTGGGGTGCGGCCTACTTCACCTACTGGTACGGCCCCTGGACCGGGATCATGGGTGCCATCGCCCTCGGCGCCCTCGGTGGCCTGATCCACGCCATCGCCACCGTCACCTTCGGCGTCGACCACATCGTCTCCGGGGTCGCGATCAACCTGATCGGGCTCGGCCTGGCCGCCTTCCTCGCCGAGGCCTTCTTCGCCGACCTCAACTCGGCGCGAGGCACCGGGGGCCAGAACAAGCTGACGGGGCTCGACGGGCCGGGGTCGCTGACTGTCCCCGGAGTCTCCGACGCCCTGACCTCGCTGGGCGAGAAGCACTGGTTCCTGGTCTCCGACGTCGCCTCGATCCTGGCCGCCTTCACCACCCGCATCTCGCTGGTGACGCTGCTCGTCCTCGTGCTCGTCGCGGTGACCGCGTTCGTGCTCTGGCGCACCACCTTCGGGCTGCGGCTGCGCTCTTGCGGGGAGAACCCGCAGGCTGCCGAGTCGCTGGGCATCAACGTCATGTTCCACAAATATGCGGCCGTGATCATCTCGGGCGGCTTCGCCGGCCTCGGCGGCGGCTATCTCGCCCTGGTGTCGGCCAGCGGCTTCTCCACCGGTCAGACCAACGGCCGCGGCTACATCGGGCTGGCGGCGATGATCTTCGGCAACTGGCGCCCGGGCGGCATCCTGCTCGGCTCGGGGATGTTCGGCTACACCGACAGCCTCCGGCTGCGCGACTCGAGCACCATCCACGCCCTGCTGCTGCTCGTGGCGATCGGGCTGGCCGTCTTCGCCGTCGTGACCCTGCGCAAGGGCAACAAGCGCCGCGCCCTGGTGCTCGGGGTAGGGGGGTTGCTCTTCGCGCTGTGGTTCCTGCTCACCGACGAGGTGCCGCGTGAGTTCACCTCGATGACGCCCTATGTCGCCACCCTTCTCGTCCTGGCCTTCGCCGCCCAACGGCTGCGAATGCCGAAGGCCGACGGGCAGGTCTATCGCAAGGGCTCCGCAGGGTGA
- a CDS encoding cytidine deaminase yields the protein MSDDFDWVSLRAEAVAAKDRAYAPYSDYPVGAAALADDGRVLTGCNVENASYGVGLCAECGVISQLHLTGGGRLTHFVCVDGAGEVLMPCGRCRQLLFEAGGPEMLLLTVSGVRRMDEVLPDAFGPDNLH from the coding sequence GTGAGCGACGACTTCGACTGGGTGTCGCTGAGAGCCGAGGCGGTGGCCGCCAAGGATCGCGCCTACGCGCCCTACTCCGACTATCCGGTCGGTGCAGCGGCCCTGGCCGACGACGGGCGGGTGCTCACCGGCTGCAACGTCGAGAACGCGTCCTACGGCGTGGGCCTGTGCGCCGAGTGCGGTGTCATCTCCCAGCTCCACCTCACCGGCGGGGGCCGTCTGACCCACTTCGTGTGCGTCGACGGCGCCGGCGAGGTGCTGATGCCGTGCGGCCGCTGCCGCCAGCTCCTCTTCGAGGCCGGCGGCCCGGAGATGCTGCTGCTGACCGTGTCGGGAGTCCGACGGATGGACGAGGTGCTGCCGGATGCCTTCGGCCCCGACAACCTCCATTGA
- a CDS encoding cytochrome P450 has translation MPSAPTTSIDLTDDDLVVDPYPRFAAERSAHEVAWHEPSQSWLAFSHRAVSAIQRDRRLGRVWRDREPAAYLEPFNLLHRNQMMENEPPVHTRLRRPVAAAFARGHVERLRPRVRELAASLLDEAGAAFDLVHDYAEPLPVLVIAELLGVPATHADDLRAWSQAIVRMYEPDPTPGVIDAAVAASGDFASLVRDLMTHRRARPADDLITDLVATELSDDEVVASVVLLLNAGHEASVNVFGNGAVAMLGRGLRPAEDVTATVEEMLRFDSALQLFERTALEDVEVAGVRVGAGEKVAVLLGSANRDPAVFETPDEFVPDRARNPHVAFGVGVHFCLGAPLARMELAESVAALWDRLPDLRLTGEPVSRGTFVLRGHVSVPVEG, from the coding sequence ATGCCTTCGGCCCCGACAACCTCCATTGACCTGACCGACGACGACCTCGTCGTCGATCCCTATCCCCGCTTCGCGGCCGAGCGCTCGGCCCACGAGGTCGCCTGGCACGAGCCCTCGCAGAGCTGGCTGGCCTTCTCCCACCGGGCGGTGTCCGCCATCCAACGCGATCGCCGTCTGGGCAGGGTGTGGCGCGACCGCGAGCCGGCGGCCTATCTCGAGCCCTTCAACCTGCTGCACCGCAACCAGATGATGGAGAACGAGCCGCCGGTCCACACCCGGCTGCGTCGCCCGGTGGCGGCAGCCTTCGCGCGCGGCCACGTCGAGCGACTCCGGCCCCGGGTGCGCGAGCTCGCTGCCTCGCTCCTCGACGAGGCCGGCGCGGCGTTCGACCTGGTCCACGACTATGCCGAGCCGCTGCCGGTGCTGGTGATCGCCGAGCTGCTGGGCGTGCCTGCCACGCACGCCGACGACCTGCGCGCGTGGTCGCAGGCGATCGTGCGGATGTATGAGCCCGACCCCACGCCCGGTGTGATCGACGCTGCCGTGGCTGCGTCAGGCGACTTCGCGAGCCTGGTGCGCGACCTGATGACGCACCGACGCGCTCGCCCGGCCGACGACCTGATCACCGATCTCGTCGCCACCGAGCTGAGCGACGACGAGGTCGTCGCGTCTGTCGTGCTGCTGCTCAACGCCGGCCACGAGGCGTCGGTCAACGTCTTCGGCAACGGGGCCGTCGCGATGCTCGGGCGTGGCCTCCGGCCGGCCGAGGACGTGACGGCGACGGTCGAGGAGATGCTCCGCTTCGACTCAGCGCTCCAGCTGTTCGAGCGGACTGCCCTCGAGGACGTCGAGGTCGCCGGGGTGCGAGTCGGGGCCGGGGAGAAGGTCGCGGTGCTGCTGGGATCGGCCAACCGCGATCCAGCCGTCTTCGAGACCCCTGACGAGTTCGTGCCCGACCGGGCGAGGAACCCCCACGTCGCCTTCGGGGTTGGGGTGCACTTCTGCCTCGGTGCTCCGCTGGCGCGCATGGAGCTCGCCGAGTCCGTGGCCGCGCTGTGGGACCGACTGCCCGACCTGCGGCTGACCGGAGAACCGGTCAGCCGGGGGACCTTTGTCTTGCGAGGGCACGTCTCCGTGCCCGTGGAGGGATGA
- a CDS encoding MaoC family dehydratase has protein sequence MRTFTTLEEVAEAAGTEIGTTDWLLVDQARINLFADATGDHQWIHVDEERAKSGPFGATIAHGFLTVSLLPHFNTESFALETPGARLNYGLNKVRFPHPVPVDSRLRSHVSFGEVTDLASGKQLVIKHTVEIEGVDKPACVAELVVLLLP, from the coding sequence ATGCGCACCTTCACCACGCTCGAGGAAGTCGCCGAGGCGGCCGGCACCGAGATCGGCACCACCGACTGGCTGCTCGTCGACCAGGCCCGGATCAATCTGTTCGCGGATGCGACCGGCGACCACCAATGGATCCACGTCGACGAGGAGCGCGCCAAGAGCGGCCCGTTCGGCGCCACCATCGCGCACGGCTTCCTCACCGTGAGCCTGCTCCCCCACTTCAACACCGAGTCGTTCGCGCTCGAGACCCCCGGCGCCCGCCTCAACTACGGGCTCAACAAGGTGCGGTTCCCGCACCCGGTCCCGGTCGACTCCCGGCTGCGCTCCCACGTGTCGTTCGGTGAGGTGACCGACCTGGCGAGCGGCAAGCAGCTGGTCATCAAGCACACCGTCGAGATCGAGGGCGTCGACAAGCCCGCTTGTGTTGCCGAGCTGGTCGTCCTGCTGCTGCCCTGA
- a CDS encoding adenosine deaminase, whose amino-acid sequence MTTLTRSEIRRAPKVLLHDHLDGGLRPQTVLDLAAECGHELPAADPASLEAWFVDSADSGSLVRYLETFDHTVAVMQTAPALSRVARECVEDLVADGVVYAEVRYAPEQHVNGGLTPDEVVAAVQRGFDEGVAAAGGRIVVRQLLTAMRHQARSMEIAELAVSWRDRGVAGFDIAGAEAGHPPTRHLDAFEYLRRENAHFTIHAGEAFGLPSIWEAIQWCGAARLGHGVRIVDDITVRDDGSVELGRLAAFVRDRRIPLEMCPRSNIQTGAASSIAEHPIGLLTRLRFRVTVNTDNRLMSRTTMTDEMLGLVEAFGHDLDDLRWFTINAMKSAFLPFDERLAIIDEVIKPGYAALAAR is encoded by the coding sequence ATGACCACCCTGACGCGCAGCGAGATCCGACGCGCCCCCAAGGTCCTGCTCCACGACCACCTCGACGGCGGACTGCGTCCGCAGACGGTGCTCGACCTGGCAGCCGAGTGCGGCCACGAGCTGCCGGCGGCCGACCCGGCGTCGCTGGAAGCATGGTTCGTCGACTCGGCCGACTCGGGATCCCTGGTGCGCTACCTCGAGACCTTCGACCACACCGTGGCCGTGATGCAGACCGCGCCGGCGCTGAGCAGGGTCGCCCGGGAGTGCGTCGAGGACCTCGTCGCCGACGGTGTGGTGTATGCCGAGGTGCGCTACGCCCCCGAGCAGCATGTCAACGGCGGGCTGACCCCGGACGAGGTCGTCGCGGCGGTGCAACGGGGGTTCGACGAGGGCGTGGCGGCGGCCGGTGGCCGGATCGTCGTGCGCCAGCTCCTGACCGCCATGCGTCACCAGGCCAGGTCGATGGAGATCGCCGAGCTGGCCGTGTCCTGGCGCGACCGGGGGGTGGCGGGGTTCGACATCGCTGGCGCCGAGGCCGGCCACCCGCCCACGCGCCACCTCGACGCGTTCGAATACCTCCGCCGGGAGAACGCACACTTCACCATCCACGCCGGCGAGGCGTTCGGGCTGCCCTCGATCTGGGAGGCGATCCAGTGGTGCGGCGCCGCCCGGCTCGGCCACGGCGTGCGGATCGTCGACGACATCACCGTGCGCGACGACGGCTCGGTCGAGCTCGGGCGGCTGGCGGCGTTCGTCCGCGACCGCCGCATCCCCTTGGAGATGTGCCCGCGCTCCAACATCCAGACCGGTGCGGCCTCATCGATCGCCGAGCACCCGATCGGCCTGCTGACGCGGCTGCGCTTCCGCGTCACGGTCAACACCGACAACCGTCTGATGAGCCGGACGACGATGACCGACGAGATGCTCGGGCTCGTCGAGGCGTTCGGCCACGACCTCGACGACCTGCGGTGGTTCACGATCAACGCGATGAAGTCGGCGTTCCTGCCCTTCGACGAACGGCTCGCCATCATCGACGAGGTGATCAAGCCGGGCTATGCCGCTCTCGCGGCACGATGA
- a CDS encoding ATP-binding protein produces the protein MRARVIVLAGPSGAGKSRLASRLGLPVLRLDDFYKCGDDPSLPRIARGANAGLVDWDDPASWLLDDAVAALSDLCHDGTAVVPIYDIALNGRTGTRVLDLAGSPLFIAEGIFAPEVVPPCRERGLLASAYCVTQAPLVTFWRRLGRDLRERRKPPLVLVRRGLALLRDQRRVVRHAVHQGCTVVSPEEALRRIRSGVGS, from the coding sequence GTGCGTGCCCGGGTGATCGTCCTCGCCGGCCCGAGCGGTGCCGGGAAGTCCCGGCTGGCCTCCCGCCTGGGACTGCCCGTCCTGCGCCTCGACGACTTCTACAAGTGCGGCGACGACCCCTCGCTGCCCCGGATCGCCCGCGGCGCCAACGCCGGCCTGGTCGACTGGGACGATCCGGCATCCTGGCTGCTGGATGACGCCGTCGCCGCGCTGAGCGACCTCTGTCACGACGGGACGGCCGTCGTGCCGATCTATGACATCGCCCTCAACGGACGCACCGGCACCCGCGTGCTCGACCTGGCTGGATCGCCCCTGTTCATCGCCGAGGGGATCTTCGCCCCGGAGGTGGTGCCGCCGTGTCGCGAGCGCGGGTTGCTGGCGTCGGCGTACTGCGTCACCCAGGCACCTCTGGTGACCTTCTGGCGGCGACTCGGTCGCGACCTGAGAGAACGCCGCAAGCCGCCCCTGGTGCTCGTTCGTCGCGGACTGGCCCTGCTGCGCGACCAGCGCCGCGTGGTGCGCCACGCCGTGCACCAGGGCTGCACGGTGGTCTCGCCCGAGGAGGCCTTGCGCCGCATCCGGTCAGGCGTCGGCTCATGA
- a CDS encoding VWA domain-containing protein, which translates to MFGSHLQDETDDHHDEPADTGRSKSRLAIIGVVSVLLVGTLGWAGAQALGNDDESAGVACETTTVRVAAAPAMADLVEDAVDSLPTDIRCVEIEVTTATVADVVEAQEAAIGDDDSALPDLWVPDSPAWQSVLVANERLGTILVPALATTPVGLAGGIKAPAGASWAEVMASPHLEISDPSSDGASAMALVTPFGEGDPTAAQNTMVPVAQAFGDDLASGTTGLVTVDNLEAGSPKMVPVTERDYLIALRGNESLQWRVPADGVAMLDYPLVQVTTPGQGGIDVVARTGETIAAWFKTDEGVEAIAEDQLRGPDGSPLPDGESVSTQKQLPPVPQEQIDTVMKSFNSLKTPSSILALIEVSDSMAAQFGTMSRVELAADASKTALGVFPDAARLGFRVFSTNQRPGGQDWREVAPLKRLDAPIGQGRTHVDFMLDQAESLPNQTGGGSGLYDSILAAYQEATRQYNPYYQNSLVVFTDGPNEDANSISLTKLKREISGLFDPERPVRIIAIGLTDSADMATLEEIAASADVAASGAYPVLQPDDILTVLASTLLSR; encoded by the coding sequence ATGTTCGGCAGCCACCTGCAAGATGAGACCGACGACCACCACGACGAGCCCGCTGACACCGGTCGCAGCAAGTCACGCCTCGCCATCATCGGGGTCGTCTCGGTGCTTCTCGTCGGAACCCTCGGCTGGGCCGGCGCCCAGGCGCTCGGCAACGACGACGAGTCGGCCGGCGTAGCGTGCGAGACCACGACGGTTCGCGTGGCCGCGGCCCCCGCCATGGCGGACCTCGTCGAGGACGCGGTGGACTCGTTGCCGACCGACATCCGGTGCGTCGAGATCGAGGTCACCACCGCGACCGTCGCCGACGTCGTCGAGGCCCAGGAGGCCGCCATCGGTGACGACGACAGCGCACTGCCCGACCTGTGGGTGCCCGACTCCCCGGCGTGGCAGAGCGTGCTCGTGGCCAACGAGCGCCTCGGGACCATCCTGGTCCCCGCGCTCGCCACCACCCCGGTCGGCCTCGCCGGCGGGATCAAGGCCCCGGCCGGTGCCAGCTGGGCAGAGGTCATGGCCTCGCCCCACCTGGAGATCTCCGACCCGAGCAGCGACGGCGCGTCCGCGATGGCGCTGGTCACCCCCTTCGGTGAGGGCGACCCGACCGCTGCCCAGAACACGATGGTCCCCGTCGCCCAGGCGTTCGGCGACGACCTCGCCTCCGGCACGACCGGGCTGGTCACCGTCGACAACCTCGAGGCCGGCAGCCCCAAGATGGTGCCCGTCACCGAGCGCGACTACCTGATCGCCCTGCGTGGCAACGAGTCGCTGCAGTGGCGGGTCCCGGCCGACGGCGTCGCGATGCTCGACTACCCGCTCGTCCAGGTCACCACCCCCGGACAGGGCGGCATCGACGTCGTGGCACGGACCGGCGAGACCATCGCGGCGTGGTTCAAGACCGACGAGGGTGTCGAGGCGATCGCCGAGGACCAGCTGCGTGGCCCGGACGGGTCGCCGCTGCCCGACGGCGAGAGCGTCAGCACCCAGAAGCAGCTCCCGCCGGTCCCGCAGGAGCAGATCGACACGGTCATGAAGAGCTTCAACTCCCTCAAGACCCCTTCCAGCATCCTGGCCCTGATCGAGGTCTCGGACTCGATGGCGGCCCAGTTCGGCACCATGTCGCGGGTCGAGCTGGCCGCCGACGCGTCCAAGACCGCCCTCGGGGTGTTCCCGGACGCGGCTCGACTCGGCTTCCGGGTCTTCTCCACCAACCAGCGGCCCGGAGGGCAGGACTGGCGTGAGGTGGCTCCGCTGAAGCGGCTCGACGCCCCGATCGGGCAGGGCCGGACCCACGTGGACTTCATGCTCGACCAGGCGGAAAGCCTGCCGAACCAGACGGGCGGCGGTTCCGGTCTCTATGACTCGATCCTCGCCGCCTACCAGGAGGCCACCCGGCAGTACAACCCGTACTACCAGAACTCCCTGGTGGTCTTCACCGACGGACCCAACGAGGACGCGAACTCGATCTCGCTCACGAAGCTCAAGCGCGAGATCTCGGGGCTCTTCGACCCCGAGCGGCCCGTGCGGATCATCGCCATCGGCCTGACGGACAGCGCCGACATGGCCACCTTGGAGGAGATCGCTGCCTCCGCCGACGTCGCCGCCAGTGGCGCCTACCCGGTGCTGCAGCCCGACGACATCCTGACGGTGCTCGCCTCCACCCTGCTGAGCCGCTAG
- a CDS encoding aldehyde dehydrogenase family protein, with product MSVVAPVIVTGNTCVVVASEAYPLTAITLAEVMATSDLPGGVVNVLTGSVPEIAPWLASHMDVNGLDLTGVGDGELATSLEVAAADNLKRVRRAPAAPVDWLATPGIDRLTDWLETKTVWHPIGI from the coding sequence GTGAGCGTGGTGGCGCCGGTCATCGTGACCGGCAACACCTGCGTGGTGGTCGCCAGCGAGGCCTATCCCCTCACGGCGATCACGCTGGCGGAGGTGATGGCGACCTCCGACCTGCCCGGTGGGGTGGTCAACGTCCTCACCGGCTCGGTGCCCGAGATCGCGCCGTGGCTGGCCTCCCACATGGACGTCAACGGCCTCGACCTCACCGGTGTCGGCGACGGCGAGCTCGCGACGTCGCTCGAGGTGGCGGCGGCCGACAACCTCAAGCGCGTACGCCGAGCGCCGGCCGCCCCGGTGGACTGGCTGGCCACTCCCGGCATCGACCGGCTGACCGACTGGCTCGAGACCAAGACGGTCTGGCACCCGATCGGGATCTGA
- a CDS encoding aldehyde dehydrogenase family protein, producing MARIDVKKTYKLYIGGDFPRSESGRTFVVNDAAGNLLANAAQASRKDARDAVVAARKAFGPWSARTAYNRGQVVYRIAEVLEGRRDQFVAELRASEGITAAKANAYVDAAIDRLVWYAGWADKITQVVGSANPVAGPFFNISSPEPTGVVAVVAPRVRCWRW from the coding sequence ATGGCGCGCATCGACGTGAAGAAGACCTACAAGCTCTACATCGGCGGCGACTTCCCCCGCTCGGAGTCGGGGCGCACCTTCGTGGTCAACGACGCGGCCGGCAACCTGCTCGCGAATGCTGCGCAGGCCAGCCGCAAGGACGCCCGAGACGCAGTGGTCGCGGCCCGCAAGGCGTTCGGACCCTGGTCGGCCAGGACCGCCTACAACCGCGGCCAGGTGGTCTATCGCATCGCCGAGGTGCTCGAGGGCCGGCGCGACCAGTTCGTCGCCGAGCTCCGCGCCAGCGAGGGGATCACGGCCGCCAAGGCCAACGCCTACGTCGACGCGGCCATCGACCGGTTGGTCTGGTATGCGGGCTGGGCCGACAAGATCACCCAGGTCGTCGGGTCGGCCAACCCGGTGGCCGGACCCTTCTTCAACATCTCCTCCCCCGAGCCGACCGGCGTCGTCGCCGTCGTGGCCCCCCGGGTCCGCTGCTGGCGCTGGTGA
- a CDS encoding aldehyde dehydrogenase family protein, with protein sequence MVKVPEKATPFFEYAPAPESRAIVDIKASYGLFIDGEFVDGHGKSFKTINPATEEVLAEVAEADEADVDLAVQAARRAHSRVWGRMPGSERAKYLFRIARIISERSRELAVLESIDNGKPIKESRDVDVPIVAAHFFYYAGWADKLSHAGLGPDPRPLGVAGQIIPWNFPLLMLAWKIAPALAAGNTVVLKPAETTPLTALLFAEICQQADLPAGVVNIVTGAGATGQALVAHAGVDKVAFTGSTEVGKAIARTVAGTTKKVTLELGGKAANIVFDDAPIDQAIEGIVNGIFFNQGHVCCAGSRLLVQESVADEVLERLKRRMSTLRVGDPLDKNTDVGAINSAEQLARIHELSDVGESEGGQRWSPACELPANGFWFPPTLFTGVTQAHRIAREEIFGPVLSVLTFRTPAEAVEKANNTPYGLSAGVWTDKGSRILWMANQLRAGVVWANTFNKFDPTSPFGGYKESGYGREGGIPGLAAYLNPDSKAGA encoded by the coding sequence ATGGTCAAGGTTCCTGAAAAGGCGACGCCCTTCTTCGAATACGCCCCGGCCCCCGAGTCGCGAGCGATCGTCGACATCAAGGCGTCCTACGGCCTGTTCATCGACGGAGAGTTCGTCGACGGGCACGGCAAGAGCTTCAAGACGATCAACCCGGCGACCGAAGAGGTCCTGGCCGAGGTCGCGGAGGCGGACGAGGCCGACGTCGACCTGGCCGTGCAGGCCGCCCGGCGCGCCCACTCCCGGGTCTGGGGGCGCATGCCCGGCAGCGAGCGCGCGAAATACCTGTTCCGCATCGCGCGGATCATCTCCGAGCGCAGTCGCGAGCTGGCCGTCCTGGAGTCGATCGACAACGGCAAGCCGATCAAGGAGTCGCGCGACGTCGACGTCCCGATCGTCGCGGCCCACTTCTTCTACTACGCGGGCTGGGCCGACAAGCTCTCCCACGCCGGCCTCGGCCCTGACCCGAGGCCCCTGGGAGTCGCGGGCCAGATCATCCCCTGGAACTTCCCGCTGCTGATGCTGGCGTGGAAGATCGCGCCCGCCCTGGCGGCCGGCAACACCGTGGTCCTCAAGCCTGCCGAGACGACCCCGCTCACCGCGCTGCTGTTCGCCGAGATCTGCCAGCAGGCCGACCTGCCCGCCGGGGTCGTCAACATCGTCACCGGTGCCGGCGCCACGGGTCAGGCGCTCGTGGCCCACGCAGGTGTCGACAAGGTCGCCTTCACCGGGTCGACCGAGGTCGGGAAGGCCATCGCCCGCACCGTGGCCGGCACGACCAAGAAGGTCACCCTCGAGCTCGGCGGCAAGGCCGCCAACATCGTCTTCGACGACGCCCCGATCGACCAGGCCATCGAGGGGATCGTCAACGGCATCTTCTTCAACCAGGGTCACGTCTGTTGCGCGGGCTCGCGCCTGCTGGTGCAGGAGTCGGTCGCAGACGAGGTCCTGGAGCGGCTCAAGCGCCGCATGTCGACCCTGCGGGTGGGCGACCCGCTCGACAAGAACACCGACGTCGGCGCGATCAACTCGGCCGAGCAGCTGGCCCGGATCCACGAGCTGTCGGACGTCGGGGAGTCGGAGGGCGGACAGCGCTGGTCGCCGGCGTGCGAGCTGCCTGCCAACGGTTTCTGGTTCCCGCCCACGCTCTTCACCGGCGTCACGCAGGCCCATCGCATCGCGCGCGAGGAGATCTTCGGTCCGGTGCTGTCCGTGCTGACCTTCCGGACTCCGGCCGAGGCCGTGGAGAAGGCCAACAACACGCCGTACGGCCTCTCGGCCGGCGTGTGGACCGACAAGGGTTCGCGCATCCTCTGGATGGCCAACCAGCTCCGTGCCGGCGTGGTGTGGGCCAACACCTTCAACAAGTTCGACCCGACCTCGCCGTTCGGCGGCTACAAGGAGTCGGGCTACGGCCGCGAGGGCGGGATCCCCGGCCTGGCCGCCTATCTCAACCCGGACTCGAAGGCAGGGGCCTGA